Proteins encoded together in one Bradyrhizobium sp. CB82 window:
- a CDS encoding fumarylacetoacetate hydrolase family protein, translated as MARPRLATYSVKGATRYGAVVDGGLVDLSARHAKDYPTLREVIAAGKLASFAEEAADRTPDHAIADITWLPPVPAPEKIICIGVNYPDRNAEYKDGQDLPKYPSMFMRSPRSFVGHETPLVRPRASAQLDYEGEIVLVIGKAGRHIPESTALDHVAALTLCNEGSVRDWLRHAKFNVTQGKNFDSSGSLGPWLVPYTEESQIADIRLTTRVNGEFRQDDRSSRLIFPFRYLINYISTFATLVPGDIIVTGTPTGAGARFDPPRYLEPGDVVDVEAEGIGLLRNGVVDEA; from the coding sequence ATGGCACGCCCTCGCCTCGCCACCTATTCCGTCAAGGGTGCAACCAGATACGGCGCCGTCGTCGACGGCGGCCTCGTCGATCTCTCCGCGCGCCACGCCAAGGACTATCCGACGCTGCGCGAGGTGATCGCGGCGGGCAAGCTGGCAAGCTTTGCAGAAGAAGCTGCCGACCGTACGCCGGATCATGCGATCGCCGACATCACCTGGCTGCCCCCGGTGCCTGCGCCGGAAAAGATCATTTGCATCGGCGTCAACTATCCCGACCGCAATGCCGAGTACAAGGACGGCCAGGACTTGCCGAAATATCCGAGCATGTTCATGCGCTCGCCCCGCTCCTTCGTCGGCCACGAGACACCGCTGGTGCGCCCGCGCGCCTCCGCGCAACTCGACTATGAAGGCGAGATCGTTCTGGTGATCGGCAAGGCCGGCCGGCACATTCCGGAAAGCACCGCGCTCGATCACGTCGCGGCGCTCACGCTCTGTAACGAAGGCTCGGTGCGCGACTGGCTGCGACACGCCAAGTTCAACGTCACGCAGGGAAAGAATTTCGATTCCAGCGGCAGCCTCGGTCCGTGGCTGGTGCCCTACACCGAGGAATCGCAGATCGCCGACATTCGCCTGACCACGCGCGTCAACGGCGAGTTCAGGCAGGACGACCGCTCCAGCCGGCTGATCTTCCCGTTCCGCTATCTCATCAACTACATCTCGACGTTTGCGACGCTTGTCCCCGGCGACATCATCGTCACGGGCACGCCGACCGGCGCCGGCGCGCGCTTTGATCCGCCGCGCTATCTCGAGCCCGGTGACGTCGTCGACGTCGAGGCCGAGGGCATCGGC
- the hpaR gene encoding homoprotocatechuate degradation operon regulator HpaR, which translates to MAKKKPADPANASAPAVRQVPMREFSRSLPMALLRAREAVMRQFRPSLRQHGLTEQQWRILRALAAIDTVEVTELARTAFLLGPSLSRILRDLEARHLIERKTAKEDQRRSMVSISEKGVKLMAVVAPTSEAIYAEITRRFGARKLTELQEMLGELEQSLSELGSADEAIAEE; encoded by the coding sequence ATGGCGAAGAAGAAACCGGCCGATCCTGCGAACGCAAGCGCGCCTGCCGTGCGACAGGTGCCGATGCGCGAGTTTTCGCGCTCGTTGCCGATGGCGCTGCTGAGGGCGCGCGAGGCAGTGATGCGGCAGTTCCGGCCCTCGCTGCGCCAGCATGGTCTCACCGAGCAGCAATGGCGCATCCTGCGCGCGCTCGCGGCAATCGACACGGTCGAGGTCACGGAACTCGCGCGTACGGCGTTTCTTCTCGGGCCGAGCCTGTCGCGCATCCTTCGCGATCTCGAAGCCCGCCATCTGATCGAGCGGAAGACGGCAAAAGAAGATCAGCGCCGCAGCATGGTGTCGATCTCGGAGAAAGGCGTGAAGTTGATGGCGGTCGTGGCGCCGACGTCGGAAGCGATTTATGCGGAGATCACGCGACGCTTTGGCGCACGCAAGCTCACCGAGCTTCAGGAGATGCTGGGCGAGCTCGAGCAGAGCCTTTCAGAACTTGGAAGTGCGGACGAGGCAATAGCCGAGGAGTGA
- the hpaD gene encoding 3,4-dihydroxyphenylacetate 2,3-dioxygenase codes for MPVPQHIFEPPFNIIRSSHAVLDVTDLKLSREFYETTVGLHVEDADDNVVYLRGAEERQHHSLVLRKAAMPACNRLGFKVGDEKDLDNAAAFLTENGLEHAFVEQRFQGRTLQFTDPFGFQIELYASMEKRPHLLRRYDLYRGCHPQRLDHFNVFAAEVQDTVDFYARLGFRLTEYAEEDGPNGRIAAAWMHRKGNVHDFAITNGKGPRLHHFAYWTPTAMNIIHLCDVMASAGFVKNIERGPGRHGISNAFFLYVRDPDGHRLELYTSDYFTGDHDHEPLRWSLRDPRRQTLWGAPAPRSWFEQGSPFAGQAVREPKFVADVLVAD; via the coding sequence ATGCCCGTACCGCAACACATCTTCGAGCCGCCCTTCAACATCATCCGTTCGAGCCACGCCGTGCTCGACGTGACCGATCTGAAGCTCAGCCGCGAATTTTACGAGACCACGGTCGGGCTGCATGTAGAAGATGCCGACGACAACGTCGTGTACCTTCGCGGCGCAGAGGAGCGTCAACATCATTCGCTGGTGCTACGCAAGGCCGCCATGCCGGCCTGCAACCGCCTCGGCTTCAAGGTCGGCGACGAGAAGGATCTCGACAACGCGGCCGCCTTCCTCACCGAGAACGGTCTCGAGCACGCGTTCGTCGAGCAGCGCTTCCAGGGCCGCACGCTGCAATTCACCGATCCTTTCGGCTTCCAGATCGAGCTCTACGCATCGATGGAGAAGCGGCCGCATCTGCTCCGGCGCTATGATCTCTACCGGGGATGCCACCCGCAGCGGCTCGATCATTTCAACGTCTTCGCCGCCGAAGTGCAGGACACGGTCGATTTCTACGCAAGGCTCGGCTTCCGCCTCACCGAATATGCCGAAGAGGATGGGCCGAACGGCCGCATCGCCGCCGCCTGGATGCATCGCAAGGGCAATGTACATGACTTCGCGATCACCAACGGCAAAGGCCCTCGCCTGCACCACTTCGCCTACTGGACGCCGACGGCGATGAACATCATCCATCTCTGCGACGTGATGGCCTCGGCGGGATTCGTGAAGAACATCGAGCGCGGTCCCGGGCGCCACGGCATCTCGAACGCATTCTTCCTCTATGTCCGCGATCCCGACGGCCATCGCCTCGAGCTCTACACCAGCGATTATTTCACCGGCGACCACGATCACGAGCCACTGCGCTGGTCGCTGCGCGATCCGCGCAGGCAGACGCTGTGGGGCGCGCCGGCCCCGCGCTCGTGGTTCGAGCAGGGCTCGCCGTTCGCGGGACAGGCGGTGCGCGAGCCGAAATTCGTGGCCGACGTGCTGGTGGCGGACTGA
- a CDS encoding malate/lactate/ureidoglycolate dehydrogenase, translating into MVIIQVQKLIDFVTDVFSHAESSPEEARRIATYLTTANLTGHDSHGVIRVPVYIRWKKIGSVVPNQSAEVVLDTPSLAVVDGKFGYGQTVAPQAVKIGIEKCKKAGLAAVALRNAGHIGRVGDWAEMAAAEGLVSVYFVNAAGSLLVAPFGGVEKRLSTAPYCVGIPREGQDPIVLDFATSIVAEGKVLVASRGGKKLPKGALVDSDGTLSEDPVVLYGPYTPDGLRDHTQGTGAIRAFGEHKGSGLAFICELLGGALTGTGATSGGRRFANGMLAFFVDPKVVDTSDVFDAEVSRYVDFIRATKPMAGVEHVLIPGDPERKTRAERTRNGVPLPDETWAAIVNTARDVGVSETSIQRATS; encoded by the coding sequence ATGGTCATCATTCAGGTTCAGAAGCTGATCGACTTCGTCACGGACGTGTTTTCGCATGCGGAGTCGTCACCGGAGGAAGCCAGACGTATCGCGACCTATCTGACGACAGCCAATCTCACCGGCCATGACAGCCACGGCGTGATCCGTGTGCCCGTGTATATCCGCTGGAAGAAGATCGGCTCGGTGGTGCCGAACCAGAGCGCCGAGGTTGTGCTCGACACGCCTTCGCTCGCAGTGGTCGATGGCAAGTTCGGCTATGGCCAGACGGTCGCACCGCAGGCGGTGAAGATCGGCATCGAGAAGTGCAAGAAGGCGGGCCTCGCAGCAGTCGCGCTGCGCAATGCCGGCCATATCGGCCGCGTCGGCGACTGGGCCGAGATGGCCGCGGCTGAAGGGCTGGTCTCTGTTTATTTCGTCAACGCTGCAGGATCGCTGTTGGTCGCGCCGTTCGGCGGCGTCGAGAAGCGGCTCTCGACCGCGCCCTATTGCGTCGGCATCCCGCGCGAGGGCCAGGATCCGATCGTGTTGGACTTTGCGACGTCGATCGTCGCCGAGGGCAAGGTGCTGGTCGCAAGCCGCGGCGGCAAGAAGCTGCCCAAGGGCGCGCTGGTGGATTCCGACGGAACGCTGAGCGAGGACCCGGTCGTTCTCTATGGGCCCTACACGCCTGACGGTCTGCGCGACCACACCCAGGGAACGGGCGCGATTCGCGCTTTTGGCGAGCACAAGGGCTCGGGCCTTGCGTTCATTTGCGAGCTGCTCGGCGGCGCGCTCACGGGAACCGGCGCCACCTCCGGCGGCCGCCGCTTCGCCAATGGCATGCTCGCGTTCTTTGTCGATCCCAAGGTGGTCGATACCTCAGATGTTTTCGACGCCGAAGTGTCGCGCTATGTCGACTTCATCCGGGCCACCAAGCCGATGGCCGGCGTCGAACATGTCCTGATCCCCGGCGACCCCGAGCGGAAGACCCGGGCCGAGCGCACAAGGAACGGCGTGCCCTTGCCGGATGAAACCTGGGCGGCGATAGTGAATACAGCCCGCGACGTCGGTGTCAGCGAGACCAGCATTCAGAGGGCGACGAGCTAG
- the hpaH gene encoding 2-oxo-hept-4-ene-1,7-dioate hydratase, with product MALSKDDILRCAKRLHQAEQTRAQIRQLSQDYPAITIADAYAIQKAWVDIKLAEGRIVKGHKIGLTSKAMQSALNIDEPDSGVLLDDMFFADGGMVPTDRFIGTRVEAELAFIMSRRLSGPACTMFDVLNATDFVVPALEILDTRIERVDPKTKATRKIFDTIADNAANAGIVLGGRPIRPLEADLRWIGALCFKNGQLEETGLAAGVLNHPATAVAWLANKIAQLGLALEPGQVVLAGSFIRPIEARKGDTIQADYGAYGSVSCYFA from the coding sequence ATGGCGCTTTCCAAAGACGATATCTTGAGATGCGCGAAACGTCTGCACCAGGCGGAGCAGACGCGTGCGCAAATCAGGCAGCTCTCGCAGGACTATCCCGCGATCACCATCGCCGATGCTTACGCGATTCAGAAGGCCTGGGTCGACATCAAGCTCGCCGAGGGCCGCATCGTCAAAGGTCACAAGATCGGCCTGACCTCGAAGGCGATGCAGAGCGCGCTCAACATCGACGAGCCGGATTCCGGCGTGCTGCTCGACGACATGTTCTTTGCCGATGGCGGAATGGTGCCGACGGACCGCTTCATCGGCACCCGTGTGGAAGCCGAGCTTGCCTTTATCATGAGCAGGCGGCTTTCAGGTCCCGCCTGCACGATGTTCGACGTGCTCAACGCTACCGACTTCGTGGTGCCCGCGCTGGAAATTCTGGACACGCGGATCGAGCGCGTCGACCCCAAGACCAAGGCAACGCGAAAAATCTTCGACACCATCGCCGACAATGCAGCCAATGCCGGCATCGTGCTCGGCGGCCGACCGATCCGGCCGCTGGAAGCCGACCTTCGCTGGATCGGCGCGCTGTGCTTCAAGAACGGCCAGCTCGAGGAGACCGGGCTTGCCGCCGGCGTGCTCAATCATCCTGCCACCGCCGTGGCCTGGCTCGCCAACAAGATCGCGCAGCTCGGCCTTGCGCTGGAGCCCGGCCAGGTCGTGCTCGCCGGCTCTTTCATCCGTCCGATCGAGGCCCGTAAGGGCGACACAATTCAAGCCGATTATGGCGCTTACGGCTCGGTGAGCTGCTACTTCGCCTGA
- a CDS encoding aldolase/citrate lyase family protein, protein MVNKVKEIWKSGKAVVNAWLAIPSGFSAEVIAQCGFDSVTVDMQHGVQDYLSMVQCFQSMGKHPVTPMVRVPWNEPGIIGKVLDGGAYGVICPMVNTPQEARNLVSYSKYPPKGVRSNGPIRAGMYGTAGTYQKTANDEIVLLPMMETRTAVENMEAILDVEGLDGVYIGPSDLGFSYGLEPKLDRTEPEILAIYEKIIRECGKRGLNVGIHCSGAEGAARAINMGFKLVTLSNEVGLMSTYAKMQVNQTRKDSGGKA, encoded by the coding sequence GTGGTGAATAAAGTCAAAGAGATCTGGAAGTCGGGCAAGGCCGTCGTCAATGCGTGGCTCGCGATTCCTTCCGGCTTCTCGGCCGAGGTGATCGCGCAATGCGGCTTCGACAGCGTCACTGTCGACATGCAGCATGGCGTGCAGGACTATCTGTCGATGGTGCAGTGTTTCCAGTCGATGGGCAAGCATCCCGTGACGCCGATGGTGCGCGTGCCCTGGAACGAACCTGGCATCATCGGCAAGGTGCTCGATGGCGGCGCCTATGGCGTGATCTGCCCGATGGTCAACACGCCGCAGGAAGCCAGGAACCTCGTCTCCTATTCGAAATATCCGCCGAAGGGCGTGCGCTCGAACGGGCCGATCCGCGCCGGCATGTACGGCACTGCGGGCACCTATCAGAAGACGGCCAATGACGAGATCGTGCTGTTGCCGATGATGGAGACAAGGACGGCGGTCGAGAACATGGAAGCAATCCTCGACGTCGAGGGCCTCGACGGCGTCTATATCGGCCCGTCCGACCTCGGATTCTCCTACGGCCTCGAGCCGAAGCTCGACCGCACCGAGCCTGAGATCCTCGCGATCTACGAGAAGATCATTAGGGAATGTGGCAAGCGCGGCCTCAACGTGGGCATCCATTGCAGCGGCGCGGAAGGTGCCGCGCGCGCCATCAACATGGGGTTCAAGCTGGTGACGCTGTCGAACGAGGTTGGTCTGATGTCGACCTACGCTAAGATGCAGGTGAACCAGACCCGGAAGGATTCCGGCGGCAAAGCCTAA
- the hpaE gene encoding 5-carboxymethyl-2-hydroxymuconate semialdehyde dehydrogenase, which produces MDKPIPKGDVFQANRDRAAPLLKKLRADGIGHMIDGKAVASISGEIFETKSPVDDATLASVARGNAEDIDRAATAAALAFKPWRDMEPAMRRKLLHRVADAIEDNADDIAVLECIDTGQAYRFMAKAAIRAAENFRFFADKCAEARDGLNTPSEEHWNVSTRVPIGPVGVITPWNTPFMLSTWKIAPALAAGCTVVHKPAEWSPVTADLLARLAKQAGIPDGVLNTVHGFGEEAGKALTEHPAIKAIGFVGESATGSAIMKQGAPTLKRVHFELGGKNPVIVFDDADLDRALDAVVFMIYSLNGERCTSSSRLLVQASIAENFVEKLTARVKALRVGHPLDPATEIGPLIHERHLAKVCSYFDVARQEGAVIAAGGRAHDGPGGGHYVQPTLVTGAHSKMRVAQEEVFGPFLTVLPFRDETEAVEIANDIRYGLTGYVWTNDMGRGLRVADALEAGMIWLNSENIRHLPTPFGGMKASGIGRDGGDYSFDFYMETKHVSLARGTHKIQKLGI; this is translated from the coding sequence ATGGATAAGCCCATACCGAAAGGCGATGTGTTCCAGGCCAACCGCGACCGCGCCGCACCGCTGCTGAAAAAGCTGCGCGCCGACGGCATCGGGCACATGATCGACGGCAAGGCCGTCGCCTCGATCTCGGGCGAGATTTTCGAGACGAAATCGCCGGTCGATGACGCGACACTCGCGAGCGTCGCCCGCGGCAATGCCGAGGATATCGACCGCGCCGCGACCGCGGCCGCCCTCGCCTTCAAGCCCTGGCGCGACATGGAGCCCGCGATGCGGCGCAAACTGCTGCATCGGGTCGCCGACGCGATCGAGGACAATGCCGACGACATCGCCGTGCTCGAATGCATCGATACGGGTCAGGCCTATCGCTTCATGGCGAAGGCCGCGATCCGCGCCGCCGAGAATTTCCGCTTCTTCGCCGACAAATGCGCGGAGGCCCGCGACGGCCTGAACACACCGAGCGAGGAGCATTGGAACGTCTCCACCCGCGTACCGATCGGCCCCGTCGGCGTGATCACGCCCTGGAATACGCCGTTCATGCTCTCGACCTGGAAAATCGCTCCTGCCCTGGCCGCCGGCTGCACCGTCGTGCACAAGCCGGCCGAATGGTCGCCGGTCACCGCCGATCTCCTCGCCAGGCTGGCCAAGCAGGCCGGAATCCCTGACGGCGTGCTCAACACCGTGCATGGCTTTGGCGAAGAGGCCGGCAAAGCGCTGACCGAGCATCCGGCGATCAAGGCGATCGGCTTCGTCGGCGAGAGCGCAACCGGCTCGGCAATCATGAAGCAGGGCGCGCCGACTCTGAAGCGCGTGCATTTCGAGCTCGGCGGCAAGAACCCGGTGATCGTGTTCGACGACGCCGATCTCGACCGCGCGCTCGATGCCGTCGTGTTCATGATCTACTCGCTCAACGGCGAACGGTGCACCTCGTCCAGCCGCCTTTTGGTCCAGGCGAGCATCGCGGAGAATTTCGTCGAGAAGCTCACCGCGCGCGTGAAGGCGCTGAGGGTCGGCCACCCTCTCGATCCCGCGACCGAGATCGGGCCGCTGATCCACGAGCGGCACCTCGCCAAGGTCTGCTCCTATTTCGACGTCGCACGGCAGGAGGGTGCGGTCATTGCCGCCGGCGGCAGGGCCCATGACGGCCCCGGCGGCGGGCATTACGTGCAGCCGACGCTGGTGACCGGCGCGCACAGCAAGATGCGCGTGGCGCAGGAGGAGGTGTTCGGCCCGTTTCTGACCGTGCTGCCCTTCCGCGACGAGACCGAAGCCGTCGAGATCGCCAATGACATCCGCTATGGCCTGACCGGCTATGTCTGGACCAACGACATGGGCCGCGGCTTGCGCGTCGCGGACGCGCTCGAAGCCGGGATGATCTGGCTGAACTCGGAAAACATCCGCCATTTGCCGACGCCGTTCGGCGGCATGAAGGCCTCAGGCATCGGCCGCGACGGCGGCGACTATTCGTTCGACTTCTACATGGAAACCAAGCACGTCTCGCTCGCGCGGGGCACGCACAAGATTCAGAAACTGGGAATTTAG
- a CDS encoding 5-carboxymethyl-2-hydroxymuconate Delta-isomerase translates to MPHFTIEYSANLDGRVDMGALCELVRKAAVETGIFPVGGVRVRAIKCEHYAIADGSKGLAFLDMVLRIGEGRDLATRKKAGEHVFQTLSRYLDPVFASSKFALSFDMQINDKETSWKRNNIHDALKVEAAHG, encoded by the coding sequence ATGCCGCATTTCACGATCGAATATTCGGCCAATCTCGACGGCCGCGTCGATATGGGCGCGCTGTGCGAGCTCGTGCGCAAGGCGGCGGTGGAGACCGGCATCTTCCCGGTCGGTGGAGTCCGCGTCCGCGCGATCAAATGCGAGCATTACGCGATCGCCGATGGAAGCAAAGGTCTTGCTTTTCTCGACATGGTGCTGCGCATCGGCGAAGGTCGCGATCTCGCCACACGCAAGAAAGCCGGCGAACACGTCTTCCAGACGCTCTCCAGATATCTCGATCCTGTCTTCGCGAGCTCGAAGTTCGCCCTGTCGTTCGACATGCAGATCAACGACAAGGAGACGAGTTGGAAGCGCAACAACATCCACGATGCTCTGAAAGTGGAGGCCGCCCATGGATAA